From Watersipora subatra chromosome 2, tzWatSuba1.1, whole genome shotgun sequence, one genomic window encodes:
- the LOC137388777 gene encoding NADH dehydrogenase [ubiquinone] iron-sulfur protein 4, mitochondrial-like, translated as MALARSFSKFCNKSYCVGIAARPLSTSLRLHKKNIDDVNNNAGLSLWEKVPEADLTTITVDEPMSVKQLSGVPEEHISKRHVRIFMPARTAAQSGTNQIHKWKIEFDVRERWENQLMGWASTGDPLSNMSVDFPSPESAAAFCEKNGWGYHIEQPATKYVRPKSYGANFSWNKRTRRTAK; from the exons ATGGCATTGGCGAgaagtttttcaaagttttgtaaTAAATCCTACTGCGTAGGCATTGCTGCAAG GCCATTATCAACATCTCTGAGGCTTCACAAAAAGAACATCGATGATGTGAACAATAATGCAGGTTTATCACTTTGGGAGAAGGTTCCAGAAGCTGACCTCACTACTATAACTGTTGACGAGCCA ATGTCTGTGAAGCAGTTGTCTGGAGTGCCAGAGGAACATATTAGTAAGAGGCATGTTCGAATATTCATGCCAGCACGGACAGCTGCGCAGTCTGGTACCAACCAGATACACAAGTGGAAGATAGAGTTTGATGTAAGGGAGAGATGGGAGAATCAGTTGATGGGCTGGGCATCGAC AGGTGACCCCCTCTCTAATATGAGTGTGGATTTTCCAAGTCCTGAATCAGCGGCAGCATTCTGTGAGAAGAATG GTTGGGGGTACCACATAGAGCAGCCGGCTACTAAATATGTTAGACCCAAATCCTATGGAGCCAATTTCTCATGGAATAAAAGAACGAGACGTACAGCTAAGTGA